CAGCGTTTTCCAAACCCACCTCCTTGGTTTATTCTTATCTGGTGTTCTTTGGACGAAATGCCGCCGAATCCGTCTTCGGGCGGTTTCGGCGGCTGATTCTTTTACCCGATAATTTTTGAGGTGAACAACATGGCAGATAAAGTTCGTCTGGCGTCCGTGGGTGTCGGCTGGTGGGCAGCTGTTTTGGGCGACGCCGTGGGACGCAGCGGAGCGGCCGAGATCGTCAGTTGCTTTGCCCGCTCCGAGGAGAGCCGCAAGGCGTTTTCCGAAAATACGGCTGCCGCGCGGCTGCCAGCTACGAGGAAGTCCTGAAGGACCCCGAGGTCGAGGGCATCCTTCTGGTCACCCCCCATTCGACCCACGACGACATGATCGCTCAGGCCGCCTCGGCCGGAAAGCACGTCTTCGTCGAAAAGCCCTTGACCCTGACCGCCGCGGGGGCGAAGAAGGCCATCGCCGACACCTCGAAGGCGGGCGTTACCCTTCTGGTGGGCCACAACCGCCGCCGCTCGGGTGCCAATCGGAAGATCAAGGAGATGATCGACAGCGGCGCGCTCGGTCAGCTGCACCAGCTCGAGGCCAACCTTTCGCTCGGCGCGGGGCTCACCCCGCGGGCTGGCTGGCGGAGCGACCCCGCCGAGTGCCCCGCCGGCGCCATGACCGGCCTCGGCGTCCACATGATCGACAACCTGCACTACCTCGCCGGCCCGGT
This genomic window from bacterium contains:
- a CDS encoding Gfo/Idh/MocA family oxidoreductase gives rise to the protein MLCPLRGEPQGVFRKYGCRAAASYEEVLKDPEVEGILLVTPHSTHDDMIAQAASAGKHVFVEKPLTLTAAGAKKAIADTSKAGVTLLVGHNRRRSGANRKIKEMIDSGALGQLHQLEANLSLGAGLTPRAGWRSDPAECPAGAMTGLGVHMIDNLHYLAGPVKRLFAMSKRIAGKSQLDDVTSIVLEFEGGPLGYIGSTYVIPKICTTTAFGTQLNAWSEEDGARFFIQKPDQMVRQEIPCQAGDSLAEEITEFAGCIRGTAKPETGGPESLEVVAVLEAVVESARTNQAVEISKYR